One segment of Neobacillus endophyticus DNA contains the following:
- a CDS encoding sensor histidine kinase, whose protein sequence is MKRQNTIKIMVIFRLILILTASFDIMMRPYFSLPVKAVCIAGVIILHVNDYIRNYFQLFERNRIIYYISMAVGIIGSGLYLLPFDNIALNLYFIFPIVEIFLYRPTIQVGLLILHILVFLFDMVVLKEGIEKGLFPYVALLAMVYLFRINSREKEKGNLLNVELMEANAKLKEITIVKERTRIAQELHDSLGHGLIALKMHLEFAENMLNTHPEKAKEVMKKALGISQTSIADLRKAVAVLKDDQAWKNNVKLRDSLTDLIDSLQTAGRLQFEWFCDDMAEYASRDIQSAVYETVREAITNGIKHGNARTFHIDIFVHDKKLLVKVEDDGAGCSDMKKSHGLRGMEERIQLWNGTIHFVSVQGRGFAVEAEIPFVTNVE, encoded by the coding sequence TTGAAAAGACAGAACACAATAAAGATCATGGTGATTTTTCGGCTTATTCTGATATTGACGGCTTCGTTTGATATCATGATGCGCCCTTATTTTTCACTGCCCGTTAAGGCGGTATGTATCGCAGGGGTCATCATTTTGCATGTAAATGACTATATCAGAAATTATTTCCAACTATTTGAAAGGAATCGTATAATTTACTATATATCGATGGCGGTGGGGATTATTGGATCCGGTTTGTATTTGCTTCCATTTGATAACATAGCGCTTAATTTATATTTTATCTTTCCTATCGTGGAAATTTTTCTATACCGCCCCACGATTCAGGTTGGTCTGCTGATCCTACATATATTGGTATTTTTATTCGATATGGTTGTCCTTAAGGAAGGGATTGAAAAGGGATTGTTTCCTTATGTGGCTTTGCTGGCGATGGTTTACCTGTTTCGAATCAACAGCCGGGAGAAAGAAAAGGGGAATCTGCTCAATGTTGAATTAATGGAAGCCAATGCTAAATTGAAGGAAATTACCATTGTGAAAGAACGAACCAGAATTGCCCAGGAACTTCACGATTCCCTTGGCCATGGCCTCATTGCCTTAAAAATGCACCTTGAATTTGCGGAAAATATGTTGAATACCCATCCAGAAAAAGCAAAAGAAGTCATGAAAAAAGCGCTGGGCATTTCGCAAACTTCGATTGCAGATCTTCGCAAAGCGGTCGCAGTTTTAAAAGATGACCAAGCATGGAAAAACAATGTCAAGCTCCGTGATTCTTTAACTGATTTGATTGATAGCCTGCAAACGGCTGGGCGATTGCAATTTGAATGGTTCTGCGATGACATGGCGGAGTATGCAAGCCGGGACATTCAAAGTGCTGTGTATGAAACGGTGAGGGAGGCCATTACCAACGGGATTAAACATGGAAATGCCCGGACCTTTCATATCGATATTTTCGTTCATGACAAAAAGCTGCTAGTGAAGGTGGAGGATGATGGGGCGGGGTGCAGTGATATGAAAAAATCCCACGGCCTCCGCGGGATGGAGGAACGAATTCAGTTATGGAATGGAACCATCCATTTTGTGTCGGTACAAGGCCGCGGCTTTGCGGTGGAAGCGGAAATTCCATTTGTAACAAATGTGGAGTGA
- a CDS encoding CPBP family intramembrane glutamic endopeptidase: MIRKNNGLIYAITVLVITWSVTAALFIRPNIGLKTFSIIMLIPAAVAIMFQLLERKGLKGFQSKMTVKAWLFGILYPLLFILLCGFLAQMIGIGRLNTVPDAKMFITMAITVLVNLFPVFGEEYGWRGYLLPQLTQHWGKTKASIILGMIWALYHAPAVFFLAKATGMDHPLLICLIQTGCVFTITFPFSYCFYLSGSLIPVLFFHSVWNVMNTSVLGDIYTNKHGMFDGNIMLFNGEGLLGLILGAVFIFWFIRQFQNESYVAEAGNKTYMRIKGS, encoded by the coding sequence ATGATTCGAAAAAATAATGGACTGATATACGCCATAACAGTCCTAGTCATCACCTGGTCTGTTACAGCAGCACTGTTTATCCGCCCTAATATCGGCTTAAAAACATTTTCAATCATTATGTTGATCCCCGCAGCTGTTGCTATTATGTTTCAGCTTTTAGAACGGAAAGGGTTGAAAGGCTTTCAATCCAAAATGACGGTAAAGGCATGGCTGTTTGGCATTCTATATCCCCTTTTATTTATTTTGCTTTGCGGTTTCCTGGCACAAATGATCGGGATTGGGAGATTGAACACAGTGCCTGATGCGAAAATGTTCATTACCATGGCCATCACCGTTTTGGTCAATCTGTTCCCTGTCTTTGGCGAAGAATATGGCTGGAGAGGCTATTTGCTTCCGCAGCTTACCCAGCACTGGGGGAAAACGAAGGCTTCTATTATTCTAGGTATGATTTGGGCATTGTACCATGCACCGGCTGTTTTCTTTCTGGCGAAAGCAACCGGCATGGACCATCCTCTGCTCATATGCTTGATTCAGACAGGTTGTGTTTTTACCATTACCTTTCCATTTTCCTACTGCTTCTATTTATCGGGAAGTCTCATTCCTGTTCTGTTTTTTCATTCTGTTTGGAACGTGATGAACACATCCGTGCTGGGAGATATTTATACGAACAAACATGGAATGTTCGACGGAAATATCATGTTATTTAATGGAGAAGGATTGCTGGGTCTCATATTGGGCGCGGTTTTCATCTTTTGGTTTATTCGCCAGTTTCAAAACGAATCATATGTTGCGGAGGCTGGCAACAAAACTTACATGAGGATAAAAGGAAGCTGA
- a CDS encoding TrmB family transcriptional regulator, protein MEIELLKKIGLSDLEARCYLTLLEDPGLSGYEVAKRVSVSRSNVYAALRSLTDKGVCRVIEGDPTHYDAVPANQLIKFLQQDFELTAKQLLTSLEVRPSKIPAFYNLQGDRQLEKAIQRVIANAETSIVVDIWSEDLQRVEDALLDAEQRGVKITVITIGQCNTLLKQVIEHSRDENWPGEQERKFSVLCDSHQSIIGSFGGDIKSTALETSHPAVSEMLKNAFYHDAVMEQIERDFAEELRAKYGEHYKEIVDRLLKTSGLIR, encoded by the coding sequence TTGGAAATCGAGTTATTAAAAAAAATCGGTTTGTCCGATCTGGAAGCTCGCTGCTACTTGACATTGTTGGAAGATCCAGGGCTGTCTGGTTACGAAGTTGCAAAGCGGGTATCAGTTTCACGTTCAAACGTCTATGCAGCACTGCGGTCATTAACAGACAAGGGCGTTTGCCGCGTCATAGAGGGCGATCCTACACATTACGATGCTGTCCCCGCAAACCAACTAATCAAATTTCTTCAGCAGGATTTTGAACTGACAGCGAAGCAGCTACTCACCTCACTGGAAGTTAGGCCTAGTAAAATCCCTGCTTTTTATAACCTTCAAGGCGACCGTCAACTGGAGAAGGCGATTCAGCGGGTCATCGCGAACGCAGAGACCTCGATTGTGGTCGATATTTGGTCAGAGGATCTTCAGAGGGTGGAAGATGCCCTGCTGGATGCAGAACAACGCGGTGTAAAGATCACGGTCATTACCATAGGCCAATGCAATACCCTTTTGAAGCAGGTAATAGAGCATAGCCGGGACGAGAATTGGCCGGGCGAGCAGGAACGGAAATTCTCCGTCCTATGTGATTCCCATCAATCCATTATCGGCAGCTTCGGCGGTGATATCAAGTCGACAGCTTTGGAAACCAGCCATCCAGCTGTTAGTGAAATGTTAAAAAATGCTTTTTATCACGATGCGGTCATGGAACAAATTGAAAGGGATTTCGCGGAAGAACTTCGCGCTAAATATGGTGAACATTATAAAGAGATCGTTGATCGTTTGCTTAAAACTTCAGGGTTAATCAGATAA
- a CDS encoding inositol monophosphatase family protein has product MNLNDLSFCQKLVRQAGTSLHSQCHSNPSVQPPSTREAAFQTFEKANKHVESFLKESLAGRFPSIHWSASEFRPEQQQQPEFRGEYWICDAIDGALHFIQGFGFYSLSLCLIRNGTPVLAIVYDPEREELFHAVTGQGAFLNDKRIQVASKTKLGDTYVTTSLPSFPAKEPECADIAIRSAARLTMKTFAVKMLGSVKLQLAYVACGRLDGYWEFGSEYGDYYDWLPGTFIVQEAGGTVTDSAGSPFTWGSRGVIASNQTLSAELIRELASV; this is encoded by the coding sequence ATGAATCTGAATGATCTGTCTTTCTGTCAAAAACTCGTCCGTCAAGCCGGCACCAGCCTTCATTCCCAATGCCATAGCAATCCAAGTGTCCAGCCTCCTTCCACAAGAGAAGCAGCTTTTCAGACTTTTGAGAAAGCCAATAAGCACGTAGAGTCTTTTTTGAAAGAGTCATTGGCTGGGCGATTCCCCTCTATTCACTGGTCAGCTTCCGAGTTCCGGCCTGAACAGCAGCAACAGCCAGAATTCAGGGGAGAGTACTGGATCTGTGATGCCATCGATGGGGCTCTTCATTTCATACAGGGCTTCGGTTTTTATTCACTATCGTTATGTCTCATTCGAAATGGCACCCCTGTTTTGGCCATTGTCTACGATCCAGAGCGTGAAGAATTGTTTCATGCTGTTACGGGGCAAGGCGCCTTTTTAAATGATAAACGGATTCAGGTTGCCTCCAAAACCAAATTGGGCGACACTTACGTCACAACCTCCCTGCCATCCTTTCCGGCAAAGGAACCGGAGTGTGCTGATATCGCTATAAGGTCTGCTGCTAGGTTGACGATGAAAACTTTTGCTGTAAAAATGCTGGGCTCAGTTAAACTGCAGCTAGCATACGTAGCTTGCGGCAGACTTGACGGCTATTGGGAATTCGGGAGTGAGTATGGAGATTATTACGACTGGCTGCCTGGAACGTTTATCGTCCAAGAGGCCGGGGGTACGGTAACCGATTCAGCAGGCAGTCCGTTTACTTGGGGATCAAGGGGCGTCATTGCATCGAATCAAACACTATCAGCGGAGTTGATTCGAGAGTTAGCATCAGTTTAA
- a CDS encoding LacI family DNA-binding transcriptional regulator gives MAITIKDVAKHANVAPSTVSRVIANSSRISEDTKRKVRKAIEELGYHPNLNARSLSSQSTQTIGLVMPSASDVVFQNPFFPTVLQGISEGAGKENYSLQMTTGKSEKETFEGVVNMVQGKRVDGMILLHSKVEDKMINYLKRRDFPFVVIGKPSQNAEQITHVDNDNFRAMKEAAEYLLQLGHQKIAFIGGSKDLMVTVERLLGYETALRNANIALKSEYVIHEEFLREGGQEAVRELMSLENPPTALVVADDFMALGVLNTLDELGVLVPDDLSIVSFNNVLLAEMAKPPLTSVDINIFELGCQAVKSLIQMIENSHEPVKRIIVGHKLMRRSSCSEWKGEKSGLRGNR, from the coding sequence ATAGCGATTACGATAAAGGATGTGGCTAAACATGCTAATGTCGCTCCATCAACGGTTTCCAGGGTGATAGCTAATAGCTCTCGAATCAGCGAGGACACAAAAAGAAAAGTACGGAAAGCAATAGAAGAATTAGGATATCATCCAAATCTGAATGCCAGGAGCCTTTCCAGTCAATCAACCCAAACGATTGGACTAGTCATGCCCAGTGCAAGTGATGTTGTCTTTCAGAACCCCTTTTTTCCGACCGTATTACAAGGGATCAGTGAAGGGGCCGGTAAAGAGAACTATTCCCTGCAAATGACCACTGGTAAGTCTGAAAAAGAGACGTTTGAAGGGGTCGTCAACATGGTGCAAGGAAAAAGGGTGGATGGAATGATTCTGCTTCATTCAAAGGTAGAGGATAAAATGATCAATTATTTAAAGAGAAGGGATTTCCCCTTCGTAGTAATTGGTAAGCCCTCCCAAAATGCTGAACAAATTACCCATGTGGATAATGACAATTTTCGGGCAATGAAGGAGGCTGCGGAATATTTACTTCAGCTTGGACATCAGAAAATTGCTTTTATTGGCGGGAGTAAGGACCTTATGGTTACAGTGGAACGCCTGTTGGGATATGAAACGGCATTAAGAAATGCCAATATCGCACTCAAAAGCGAATACGTCATACACGAGGAATTTTTAAGAGAAGGAGGTCAGGAAGCGGTTCGCGAATTAATGTCATTGGAAAATCCTCCAACGGCTCTTGTTGTGGCGGATGATTTTATGGCATTGGGTGTTTTAAATACTCTCGATGAACTAGGTGTCCTTGTGCCAGATGATCTTTCCATTGTCAGTTTTAATAATGTGCTTTTAGCAGAAATGGCTAAACCGCCATTAACATCAGTTGACATCAATATTTTTGAACTCGGTTGCCAAGCCGTAAAAAGCTTAATTCAAATGATTGAAAATAGCCATGAACCAGTGAAAAGAATCATTGTTGGGCATAAATTAATGAGACGTTCTTCGTGCAGTGAATGGAAGGGGGAAAAAAGCGGGCTAAGGGGGAATCGTTAA
- a CDS encoding alpha-amylase family glycosyl hydrolase — translation MRKNGRTISWFSILLLLLSLVSPFGMTSKADTLVNTGPVVNADRTVTFQYQGDTSTTSVHLAGDMNGWSLTANPMIKDATNLWSFTTPALSPGKHQYKFVLNGSNWITDPQNPNQMSGNSIVYVPGFYAITADSQIQQGATTNVTALGLKADGTDETLTGVTWGVSPSNAATIDANGVLTANKLQDGVSSLPITITGEKDGVKVTKGATIVQTLTEQPGGKQVVLVGDIQSIVQKAAWDPASSVTRMLYQGNGLYKITLKNIPSGNYQYKVALGGSWAENYGANGASNGGNIPLTVPQTEDVTFYYSDTTHLIVDSTTYTAAAPVLSGTGLTTNPTLMDYNLTGVYSTVIHLPAGNYNDLVIKDGNKTVKMDPFTVDTAKNVTISYDIATGIVFNDLSNIKVSTADLYFNSKDSVFKSIYGAVPTGNTVTFNLRAKKDDLTKAFLVLTTPSGTQVIDMHKNGTFNKDTNHQYDRWTADYSCDTLGLYQYYFAVTNGSDVKAYGDDDGYYGPGMAGDLGKVGKYDMNVYDQNFKTPDWLKNAVIYQIFPDRFFNGDTSNDFAQKIARGSTPYEFEKNWYSIPEDPAIEFTKDANGKTVVDPNYKANIGDGIFNNDVFGGDLKGIQDKLNYLKALGVNTLYLNPIFASSSNHKYDTRNYTEIDPMLGHMDDYVNLVTAAHKMGMHLILDGVFNHVSDDSIYFDRYGKYVQADKPIGAYQYWSRVYDLLNTNGGMTQAHAEQKVQQTLKAQGITDFHYKDWFLIQNKKVPSIDVPNTEVYYYGGWNGNESLPEIQALNNSEYTVTSWANEVLDGPNADSKYWLQKGANGWRLDAADSVSDDTWKHFRPAVKAINSDDVIIGEIWGDSSKYLLGNMFDSVMNYRFRGAVQEFVTGSADALTAMNDLEKMREQYPKEAFLSLMNLVDSHDTERIISDLDGIGSNHAVASAPSSAALAKMKLVPFIQMTYPGAPTIYYGDEIGMPGATDPDCRRPMTWGKGNKDLVMWYAKLANIRNAYPVLRTGDIVPLQVDSSYTKDVLAYTRNDDKNHAVVVANRAATTISSLKLQVSSIPDGTTLVNALNKSEKYTVQRGTVTVDVPAQSGIILMAKYSSVHVNTESLKDAFDAKFIVPDRIEPTGVTINPAVTLGVGHQITLIANVTPIHATVKAVTWSSNNEKAAKVDANGIVTGVGEGKAVITVTTVDGGITATCTVTVKGDSVKKE, via the coding sequence TTGCGAAAAAACGGAAGAACAATCAGTTGGTTTTCCATTTTGCTGCTTTTACTAAGCTTAGTCTCACCTTTTGGAATGACCTCAAAAGCAGATACACTAGTAAATACTGGTCCTGTAGTAAATGCTGACAGAACCGTTACGTTTCAATATCAAGGTGACACCTCGACAACATCGGTTCATTTAGCCGGTGATATGAATGGCTGGAGTTTAACGGCCAATCCAATGATCAAAGATGCCACTAATCTTTGGAGCTTCACGACCCCCGCCTTATCACCAGGGAAGCACCAATATAAATTTGTTCTAAACGGAAGCAATTGGATTACAGACCCTCAGAATCCAAATCAAATGAGCGGCAATTCTATTGTGTATGTTCCTGGATTCTACGCCATTACAGCCGACAGCCAGATCCAGCAAGGCGCAACCACTAATGTAACAGCTTTAGGGCTAAAGGCTGATGGAACAGATGAAACATTGACCGGCGTTACATGGGGCGTTTCCCCAAGCAATGCCGCAACCATTGATGCCAACGGAGTCTTGACAGCCAATAAGCTTCAGGATGGAGTCAGCAGTCTCCCCATTACCATCACAGGTGAAAAAGACGGGGTTAAAGTAACAAAAGGCGCAACCATCGTTCAGACTCTGACAGAGCAGCCTGGCGGAAAACAAGTCGTTCTGGTTGGCGACATCCAATCAATCGTGCAAAAAGCAGCCTGGGACCCTGCTTCTTCGGTAACAAGAATGCTATATCAAGGAAACGGGTTATATAAAATCACCTTAAAAAATATCCCGTCAGGAAACTATCAATACAAAGTAGCTTTGGGCGGCTCATGGGCTGAGAACTATGGTGCCAATGGTGCCAGCAATGGCGGGAATATCCCATTAACTGTTCCACAGACAGAAGATGTCACTTTCTACTACTCAGATACCACACATTTAATCGTTGACTCCACCACGTACACTGCAGCAGCCCCTGTGTTATCCGGAACTGGCCTTACAACAAATCCGACTCTTATGGACTATAACTTAACAGGTGTTTACAGCACAGTGATCCATCTTCCAGCAGGAAATTATAATGACCTAGTGATCAAGGACGGAAATAAGACGGTAAAAATGGATCCATTTACTGTGGATACGGCCAAAAATGTAACGATCAGCTATGATATTGCGACCGGCATTGTTTTTAACGACCTTTCAAACATCAAAGTCAGTACGGCCGATCTTTATTTTAATTCCAAGGATTCAGTATTTAAGAGCATCTACGGCGCCGTTCCGACTGGCAACACGGTTACCTTTAACCTCCGCGCTAAAAAGGATGATTTAACAAAGGCATTTTTAGTCTTAACAACACCATCCGGTACGCAAGTGATCGATATGCATAAGAACGGAACGTTTAATAAGGATACGAACCATCAGTATGACAGATGGACCGCAGACTATTCCTGCGACACGTTAGGCTTGTACCAATATTATTTTGCTGTGACAAACGGTTCTGATGTGAAAGCCTATGGGGATGATGACGGTTATTATGGCCCAGGTATGGCTGGAGATCTTGGGAAAGTCGGCAAGTACGACATGAATGTCTATGATCAAAACTTTAAAACACCTGATTGGCTGAAGAACGCTGTGATTTATCAAATTTTCCCTGACAGATTTTTCAACGGGGATACAAGCAATGATTTTGCCCAAAAGATTGCCAGAGGAAGCACCCCTTACGAATTCGAGAAGAATTGGTATTCCATCCCTGAAGATCCTGCCATAGAATTCACAAAGGACGCGAACGGAAAAACAGTCGTGGATCCAAACTATAAAGCGAATATTGGAGACGGCATTTTCAATAATGATGTGTTTGGCGGGGACCTGAAGGGAATCCAGGACAAGCTGAACTATTTAAAGGCATTAGGGGTTAATACCCTGTATCTAAACCCTATTTTCGCATCCAGCTCCAACCACAAATACGATACAAGAAATTATACAGAAATAGATCCAATGCTCGGCCATATGGATGATTATGTAAACCTTGTCACTGCCGCCCACAAAATGGGGATGCACCTCATTCTTGATGGCGTCTTTAACCATGTCTCTGATGATTCCATTTATTTTGACCGTTATGGAAAATATGTACAGGCAGACAAACCGATCGGCGCCTACCAATATTGGTCACGGGTATATGACCTATTGAATACAAACGGCGGCATGACCCAAGCCCATGCAGAACAGAAAGTTCAGCAAACCTTAAAGGCGCAAGGCATCACAGATTTCCACTATAAAGACTGGTTCCTGATTCAAAATAAAAAAGTTCCTTCCATAGATGTCCCAAATACAGAAGTGTATTATTACGGGGGCTGGAACGGAAATGAAAGTTTACCAGAAATTCAAGCTTTAAATAACTCAGAATACACTGTTACCTCATGGGCAAATGAAGTATTGGACGGACCAAATGCGGATTCGAAGTATTGGCTGCAAAAAGGAGCAAACGGCTGGAGATTGGATGCGGCTGACAGCGTCTCCGACGATACGTGGAAGCACTTTAGACCTGCTGTGAAGGCTATCAATTCTGATGATGTCATCATCGGTGAAATTTGGGGAGATTCCTCTAAATATCTTCTTGGGAACATGTTCGATTCCGTCATGAACTACCGCTTCCGAGGTGCAGTTCAGGAATTCGTTACAGGCTCTGCAGATGCTTTGACAGCTATGAACGATTTAGAAAAAATGCGAGAACAATATCCAAAAGAAGCCTTTCTTTCCCTTATGAATCTAGTAGACTCTCATGATACGGAAAGAATCATTTCCGATTTGGACGGCATTGGCAGTAATCATGCTGTTGCTTCCGCTCCATCATCAGCTGCACTTGCCAAAATGAAGCTGGTTCCTTTCATCCAAATGACCTATCCAGGAGCCCCTACGATTTATTACGGGGATGAAATCGGCATGCCGGGCGCAACCGACCCAGATTGCCGAAGACCTATGACATGGGGGAAAGGAAATAAAGATTTAGTTATGTGGTATGCAAAGCTAGCAAACATCCGAAATGCCTATCCAGTCCTAAGAACTGGCGACATCGTGCCGCTTCAAGTAGACAGCAGCTATACCAAGGATGTTCTTGCCTATACGAGAAATGATGATAAGAATCATGCTGTAGTAGTGGCCAACAGAGCAGCAACCACTATTAGCAGCCTCAAGCTTCAGGTTTCTTCTATTCCAGATGGAACCACCTTGGTCAACGCTTTAAATAAAAGTGAAAAATATACAGTTCAACGGGGGACCGTAACAGTGGATGTTCCAGCGCAATCCGGTATCATTCTAATGGCGAAATATTCCTCTGTACATGTAAATACAGAGAGTTTAAAGGATGCCTTTGATGCTAAATTCATCGTTCCCGATCGTATTGAGCCAACAGGTGTGACTATCAATCCTGCAGTAACATTAGGTGTCGGCCACCAGATCACCCTGATTGCAAATGTGACACCAATCCATGCAACCGTAAAAGCAGTCACTTGGTCCTCTAATAACGAAAAAGCAGCAAAAGTGGATGCGAACGGAATCGTAACAGGTGTTGGGGAAGGCAAGGCGGTCATCACTGTCACAACAGTGGACGGCGGCATTACCGCAACATGTACCGTCACTGTTAAAGGGGATTCGGTAAAAAAAGAGTAG
- a CDS encoding nuclease-related domain-containing protein, with protein sequence MELVKMRYLNTRMALTPKERFNYQNLEKGYEGEVKFDNLAENIQEERYILNDLLLEVNNSFFQIDTVMISQAVIHLLDIKNYEDDCYIEGDELRSVKTGREYKNPVISLNRSANLFRQFLQNLKLNYLVEASVIFINSNFTLYQAPMNMPIILPNQINRFINDLNKTPSTLNEGHRRLAQTLISIHHTKNRFAVIPAYQYEQLQKGIYCKTCKSFMMSVKYYDFVCGNCGELERIEHAILRNAKEFQLLFPERKLTTQSLYEWCNVDLSKKTFRRVLKKNYTSVGKTLDTYYK encoded by the coding sequence GTGGAATTAGTAAAGATGCGCTATTTAAACACCCGAATGGCGTTAACTCCAAAAGAAAGGTTTAACTACCAAAACCTTGAAAAAGGCTACGAGGGAGAAGTGAAATTTGATAATCTGGCTGAAAATATTCAGGAAGAAAGGTATATCTTAAATGATTTACTTCTTGAAGTAAACAACTCCTTTTTCCAAATTGATACGGTTATGATTTCACAGGCAGTCATTCATCTCTTGGATATAAAAAATTATGAAGATGATTGTTACATAGAAGGCGATGAGCTGCGTTCCGTAAAAACCGGACGGGAATATAAAAATCCTGTTATTTCATTAAATAGAAGTGCTAATCTATTTCGACAATTTCTCCAAAACCTCAAACTTAATTACCTAGTCGAAGCCTCCGTTATCTTTATCAACTCTAATTTCACCTTATATCAAGCTCCAATGAATATGCCTATAATTTTACCAAATCAGATCAATCGTTTTATAAATGATTTAAATAAAACTCCCTCTACATTGAATGAAGGGCATAGAAGACTAGCTCAAACATTGATTTCAATTCATCATACTAAAAATCGATTTGCTGTAATCCCTGCATACCAATATGAACAGCTGCAAAAGGGCATTTATTGCAAAACGTGCAAATCCTTTATGATGTCCGTAAAATATTATGACTTTGTATGCGGAAATTGCGGTGAGCTCGAAAGAATCGAGCATGCTATTTTGCGGAACGCAAAGGAATTTCAATTGCTATTTCCTGAACGAAAACTAACTACCCAAAGTCTCTATGAGTGGTGCAATGTAGATTTAAGTAAGAAGACATTTCGCAGAGTTTTAAAGAAAAACTATACCTCGGTTGGAAAAACATTGGATACTTATTATAAATAA